A window from Cryptomeria japonica chromosome 1, Sugi_1.0, whole genome shotgun sequence encodes these proteins:
- the LOC131070146 gene encoding cation/H(+) antiporter 19 isoform X3, with translation MERSLVQAAATGNGSTCYELMKTSSNGAWQGDNPIHFGFPLLILQICIVLLVTRTAAFLLKPFRQPRVVAEIIGGIILGPSVIGRSESYMKTVFPKNSTPVLETVANIGLLFFLFLVGLELDFNAIKRTGRKSLAIAAAGITLPFVAGIGVAFLLRSTISKGVDYGAFLVFMGVALSITAFPVLARILAELKLLTRDVGQLAMSAAAVNDVVAWILLAIAVALSGSGKSPVISVYVLLCGVVFVAFMMLAVRPMMALMGRRSPDNEPVSELFICITLAGVLASGFVTDAIGIHSIFGAFVFGLTIPKEGPFAGMLIEKIEDFVGVLLLPLYFASSGLKTNISTVSSAQSWGLLVLVILTACAGKILGTLFVSLAHKVSFRESLTLGFLMNTKGLVELIVLNIGKDRKVLNDEVFALMVLMALFTTFITTPIVMAIYKPARKQVPYKHRKLQRDKQKDELRILACVHGTKNIPAIINLMEASRGTRKSALRLYIMHLVELSERSSSIMLVHKARKNGQPFWNRNRSHEDQIVIAFDAFEQLSKVAVRPMTEISAFQDMHVDICNVAEEKRAAMIILPFHKYQRVDGVLESVNAGIRTVNQKVLKHAPCSVGILVNRGLGGQSQLAPSSVSHNIAVLFFGGPDDREALVYGRRMAEHPGIKLSVIRFLPNSEINQVALNLTPLPVHDHDKHRETYTFSTAEMNREQESVLDEEALADIISDVNGSVPSTPKKSPGRNVSSEDVKGSIVYTEQQISNTVESVLSIGKSNEYNLILVGRGRFPSPLVADLADRTAECAELGPIGDLLASSSVQISASVLVIQQHDHIHTDEVPFSKSTNSATPLTIATE, from the exons ATGGAGCGCAGTTTAGTGCAAGCTGCTGCCACCGGGAATGGTAGCACATGTTATGAGCTGATGAAGACTTCGTCCAACGGAGCTTGGCAAGGTGATAATCCCATTCACTTTGGGTTCCCTCTGCTCATCCTGCAGATCTGTATTGTGCTTCTTGTTACTCGGACGGCAGCTTTTTTGCTAAAGCCTTTCCGTCAGCCTCGGGTCGTAGCAGAGATCATC GGAGGCATTATTCTTGGCCCATCTGTTATAGGACGCAGCGAGTCTTACATGAAAACTGTTTTTCCCAAGAATAGTACCCCAGTGCTTGAAACTGTTGCCAATATCGGCCTCTTATTCTTTCTCTTTCTGGTTGGGCTAGAGTTAGATTTTAATGCCATTAAGCGAACGGGAAGAAAATCGCTGGCAATTGCAGCTGCTGGAATCACTTTACCATTTGTAGCTGGGATTGGTGTTGCCTTTTTACTGAGGtcaaccatttcaaaaggtgtggATTATGGTGCCTTCCTTGTTTTCATGGGTGTTGCACTGTCTATCACTGCCTTCCCTGTGCTTGCCAGGATACTTGCAGAGCTCAAACTTCTTACAAGAGATGTGGGCCAGCTGGCCATGTCTGCAGCGGCTGTTAACGATGTGGTTGCTTGGATTCTCTTAGCCATTGCTGTTGCTCTGTCAGGGTCAGGCAAGAGTCCAGTCATATCAGTTTATGTTTTGCTCTGCGGTGTAGTATTTGTGGCTTTCATGATGTTGGCAGTGAGACCCATGATGGCGTTGATGGGCCGCCGGTCACCTGACAATGAGCCGGTAAGTGAGCTTTTTATCTGCATAACACTTGCAGGTGTCCTGGCATCGGGGTTTGTAACAGATGCAATCGGTATCCACTCAATCTTTGGAGCTTTTGTCTTCGGATTAACTATTCCCAAGGAGGGACCCTTTGCAGGCATGTTGATTGAAAAGATTGAAGATTTTGTGGGTGTTCTGCTTTTGCCACTGTATTTTGCTTCTAGTGGGTTGAAGACAAATATTTCAACCGTTAGCAGTGCTCAATCATGGGGACTCCTTGTTTTGGTGATACTGACTGCCTGTGCTGGAAAGATTTTGGGTACTCTTTTTGTTTCTTTAGCCCACAAGGTTTCCTTCCGTGAATCACTCACCTTAGGATTCCTGATGAACACCAAAGGGCTAGTAGAGTTAATTGTCCTCAACATTGGCAAGGACAGGAAG GTTTTGAATGATGAAGTGTTCGCTCTCATGGTGCTGATGGCTCTGTTCACAACATTCATCACTACCCCAATCGTAATGGCTATATACAAGCCGGCAAGGAAACAAGTCCCGTACAAGCATCGGAAACTACAAAGAGACAAGCAAAAGGACGAGCTCAGGATTCTGGCCTGTGTGCATGGTACCAAGAACATCCCTGCCATCATAAACTTAATGGAGGCCTCCAGAGGAACCAGGAAGTCAGCCCTACGCCTTTATATCATGCATCTTGTAGAGCTCTCTGAAAGGTCCTCATCCATCATGTTGGTTCACAAAGCAAGGAAAAATGGCCAACCTTTCTGGAACAGAAATAGGTCACATGAAGACCAGATAGTGATTGCCTTTGATGCATTTGAGCAACTGAGCAAGGTAGCAGTAAGACCCATGACTGAAATCTCCGCATTCCAAGACATGCATGTAGACATCTGCAATGTTGCAGAAGAAAAGAGAGCCGCAATGATTATTCTGCCCTTCCACAAATACCAACGAGTAGATGGAGTCCTGGAGTCTGTGAATGCTGGAATAAGGACAGTGAACCAGAAGGTGTTGAAGCACGCTCCTTGCTCTGTTGGCATTCTGGTAAACAGGGGTCTTGGGGGTCAATCCCAGCTGGCGCCTTCCAGTGTCTCCCATAACATTGCAGTGCTTTTCTTTGGAGGCCCGGATGATCGCGAGGCTTTAGTCTATGGCAGAAGAATGGCAGAACATCCTGGTATTAAACTATCAGTCATAAGGTTCCTGCCTAACAGTGAAATCAATCAGGTTGCACTCAATTTAACCCCACTTCCTGTACATGACCATGATAAGCATCGAGAAACCTACACATTCTCTACCGCAGAGATGAACAGGGAGCAGGAAAGCGTTTTAGATGAGGAAGCTCTGGCTGATATAATCAGTGACGTGAACGGCTCTGTTCCATCCACTCCAAAGAAGTCTCCAGGCAGGAATGTTTCCTCTGAGGATGTAAAGGGCTCTATTGTCTATACTGAGCAGCAGATCAGTAACACAGTAGAGTCTGTCCTTTCAATTGGGAAGAGCAATGAATATAATTTAATCTTGGTTGGCAGAGGGCGCTTTCCTTCTCCTCTTGTTGCAGATTTGGCTGATAGAACTGCGGAGTGTGCTGAATTGGGTCCAATTGGGGATCTGCTGGCTTCATCTAGCGTTCAAATCAGTGCCTCAGTGCTAGTGATTCAGCAGCATGATCACATTCACACTGATGAGGTACCATTTTCAAAGAGCACGAACTCTGCAACTCCACTCACCATAGCCACTGAATAA
- the LOC131070146 gene encoding cation/H(+) antiporter 19 isoform X2 — translation MEGAFALAAAMNATAKATANATCFKLMKTTSNGGWQGDNPINFALPLLILQICLVLTVTRTLAFLFRPLRQPRVVAEIIGGIILGPSVIGRSESYMKTVFPKNSTPVLETVANIGLLFFLFLVGLELDFNAIKRTGRKSLAIAAAGITLPFVAGIGVAFLLRSTISKGVDYGAFLVFMGVALSITAFPVLARILAELKLLTRDVGQLAMSAAAVNDVVAWILLAIAVALSGSGKSPVISVYVLLCGVVFVAFMMLAVRPMMALMGRRSPDNEPVSELFICITLAGVLASGFVTDAIGIHSIFGAFVFGLTIPKEGPFAGMLIEKIEDFVGVLLLPLYFASSGLKTNISTVSSAQSWGLLVLVILTACAGKILGTLFVSLAHKVSFRESLTLGFLMNTKGLVELIVLNIGKDRKVLNDEVFALMVLMALFTTFITTPIVMAIYKPARKQVPYKHRKLQRDKQKDELRILACVHGTKNIPAIINLMEASRGTRKSALRLYIMHLVELSERSSSIMLVHKARKNGQPFWNRNRSHEDQIVIAFDAFEQLSKVAVRPMTEISAFQDMHVDICNVAEEKRAAMIILPFHKYQRVDGVLESVNAGIRTVNQKVLKHAPCSVGILVNRGLGGQSQLAPSSVSHNIAVLFFGGPDDREALVYGRRMAEHPGIKLSVIRFLPNSEINQVALNLTPLPVHDHDKHRETYTFSTAEMNREQESVLDEEALADIISDVNGSVPSTPKKSPGRNVSSEDVKGSIVYTEQQISNTVESVLSIGKSNEYNLILVGRGRFPSPLVADLADRTAECAELGPIGDLLASSSVQISASVLVIQQHDHIHTDEVPFSKSTNSATPLTIATE, via the exons GGAGGCATTATTCTTGGCCCATCTGTTATAGGACGCAGCGAGTCTTACATGAAAACTGTTTTTCCCAAGAATAGTACCCCAGTGCTTGAAACTGTTGCCAATATCGGCCTCTTATTCTTTCTCTTTCTGGTTGGGCTAGAGTTAGATTTTAATGCCATTAAGCGAACGGGAAGAAAATCGCTGGCAATTGCAGCTGCTGGAATCACTTTACCATTTGTAGCTGGGATTGGTGTTGCCTTTTTACTGAGGtcaaccatttcaaaaggtgtggATTATGGTGCCTTCCTTGTTTTCATGGGTGTTGCACTGTCTATCACTGCCTTCCCTGTGCTTGCCAGGATACTTGCAGAGCTCAAACTTCTTACAAGAGATGTGGGCCAGCTGGCCATGTCTGCAGCGGCTGTTAACGATGTGGTTGCTTGGATTCTCTTAGCCATTGCTGTTGCTCTGTCAGGGTCAGGCAAGAGTCCAGTCATATCAGTTTATGTTTTGCTCTGCGGTGTAGTATTTGTGGCTTTCATGATGTTGGCAGTGAGACCCATGATGGCGTTGATGGGCCGCCGGTCACCTGACAATGAGCCGGTAAGTGAGCTTTTTATCTGCATAACACTTGCAGGTGTCCTGGCATCGGGGTTTGTAACAGATGCAATCGGTATCCACTCAATCTTTGGAGCTTTTGTCTTCGGATTAACTATTCCCAAGGAGGGACCCTTTGCAGGCATGTTGATTGAAAAGATTGAAGATTTTGTGGGTGTTCTGCTTTTGCCACTGTATTTTGCTTCTAGTGGGTTGAAGACAAATATTTCAACCGTTAGCAGTGCTCAATCATGGGGACTCCTTGTTTTGGTGATACTGACTGCCTGTGCTGGAAAGATTTTGGGTACTCTTTTTGTTTCTTTAGCCCACAAGGTTTCCTTCCGTGAATCACTCACCTTAGGATTCCTGATGAACACCAAAGGGCTAGTAGAGTTAATTGTCCTCAACATTGGCAAGGACAGGAAG GTTTTGAATGATGAAGTGTTCGCTCTCATGGTGCTGATGGCTCTGTTCACAACATTCATCACTACCCCAATCGTAATGGCTATATACAAGCCGGCAAGGAAACAAGTCCCGTACAAGCATCGGAAACTACAAAGAGACAAGCAAAAGGACGAGCTCAGGATTCTGGCCTGTGTGCATGGTACCAAGAACATCCCTGCCATCATAAACTTAATGGAGGCCTCCAGAGGAACCAGGAAGTCAGCCCTACGCCTTTATATCATGCATCTTGTAGAGCTCTCTGAAAGGTCCTCATCCATCATGTTGGTTCACAAAGCAAGGAAAAATGGCCAACCTTTCTGGAACAGAAATAGGTCACATGAAGACCAGATAGTGATTGCCTTTGATGCATTTGAGCAACTGAGCAAGGTAGCAGTAAGACCCATGACTGAAATCTCCGCATTCCAAGACATGCATGTAGACATCTGCAATGTTGCAGAAGAAAAGAGAGCCGCAATGATTATTCTGCCCTTCCACAAATACCAACGAGTAGATGGAGTCCTGGAGTCTGTGAATGCTGGAATAAGGACAGTGAACCAGAAGGTGTTGAAGCACGCTCCTTGCTCTGTTGGCATTCTGGTAAACAGGGGTCTTGGGGGTCAATCCCAGCTGGCGCCTTCCAGTGTCTCCCATAACATTGCAGTGCTTTTCTTTGGAGGCCCGGATGATCGCGAGGCTTTAGTCTATGGCAGAAGAATGGCAGAACATCCTGGTATTAAACTATCAGTCATAAGGTTCCTGCCTAACAGTGAAATCAATCAGGTTGCACTCAATTTAACCCCACTTCCTGTACATGACCATGATAAGCATCGAGAAACCTACACATTCTCTACCGCAGAGATGAACAGGGAGCAGGAAAGCGTTTTAGATGAGGAAGCTCTGGCTGATATAATCAGTGACGTGAACGGCTCTGTTCCATCCACTCCAAAGAAGTCTCCAGGCAGGAATGTTTCCTCTGAGGATGTAAAGGGCTCTATTGTCTATACTGAGCAGCAGATCAGTAACACAGTAGAGTCTGTCCTTTCAATTGGGAAGAGCAATGAATATAATTTAATCTTGGTTGGCAGAGGGCGCTTTCCTTCTCCTCTTGTTGCAGATTTGGCTGATAGAACTGCGGAGTGTGCTGAATTGGGTCCAATTGGGGATCTGCTGGCTTCATCTAGCGTTCAAATCAGTGCCTCAGTGCTAGTGATTCAGCAGCATGATCACATTCACACTGATGAGGTACCATTTTCAAAGAGCACGAACTCTGCAACTCCACTCACCATAGCCACTGAATAA
- the LOC131070146 gene encoding cation/H(+) antiporter 19 isoform X1, translating to MESWCAVYVVEVERSNPVESKAKVRKTVMEFAMVRPFNAAGCVQIMKTSSNGLWQGDNPTHFALPLLILQIFVVLTVSRTLAFLLKPLRQPRVITEIVGGIILGPSVIGRSESYMKTVFPKNSTPVLETVANIGLLFFLFLVGLELDFNAIKRTGRKSLAIAAAGITLPFVAGIGVAFLLRSTISKGVDYGAFLVFMGVALSITAFPVLARILAELKLLTRDVGQLAMSAAAVNDVVAWILLAIAVALSGSGKSPVISVYVLLCGVVFVAFMMLAVRPMMALMGRRSPDNEPVSELFICITLAGVLASGFVTDAIGIHSIFGAFVFGLTIPKEGPFAGMLIEKIEDFVGVLLLPLYFASSGLKTNISTVSSAQSWGLLVLVILTACAGKILGTLFVSLAHKVSFRESLTLGFLMNTKGLVELIVLNIGKDRKVLNDEVFALMVLMALFTTFITTPIVMAIYKPARKQVPYKHRKLQRDKQKDELRILACVHGTKNIPAIINLMEASRGTRKSALRLYIMHLVELSERSSSIMLVHKARKNGQPFWNRNRSHEDQIVIAFDAFEQLSKVAVRPMTEISAFQDMHVDICNVAEEKRAAMIILPFHKYQRVDGVLESVNAGIRTVNQKVLKHAPCSVGILVNRGLGGQSQLAPSSVSHNIAVLFFGGPDDREALVYGRRMAEHPGIKLSVIRFLPNSEINQVALNLTPLPVHDHDKHRETYTFSTAEMNREQESVLDEEALADIISDVNGSVPSTPKKSPGRNVSSEDVKGSIVYTEQQISNTVESVLSIGKSNEYNLILVGRGRFPSPLVADLADRTAECAELGPIGDLLASSSVQISASVLVIQQHDHIHTDEVPFSKSTNSATPLTIATE from the exons ATGGAATCTTGGTGTGCTGTATATGTTGTTGAGGTTGAGAGATCGAATCCTGTAGAGAGCAAGGCCAAGGTGAGGAAGACTGTGATGGAGTTTGCGATGGTTCGACCTTTCAATGCGGCGGGATGTGTCCAGATAATGAAAACGTCTTCCAATGGATTATGGCAGGGCGATAATCCCACACATTTCGCATTGCCGCTTCTCATACTGCAAATATTTGTCGTGCTTACCGTGAGTCGAACCTTAGCGTTTCTGCTCAAGCCTCTGAGACAGCCTCGTGTCATAACAGAAATAGTT GGAGGCATTATTCTTGGCCCATCTGTTATAGGACGCAGCGAGTCTTACATGAAAACTGTTTTTCCCAAGAATAGTACCCCAGTGCTTGAAACTGTTGCCAATATCGGCCTCTTATTCTTTCTCTTTCTGGTTGGGCTAGAGTTAGATTTTAATGCCATTAAGCGAACGGGAAGAAAATCGCTGGCAATTGCAGCTGCTGGAATCACTTTACCATTTGTAGCTGGGATTGGTGTTGCCTTTTTACTGAGGtcaaccatttcaaaaggtgtggATTATGGTGCCTTCCTTGTTTTCATGGGTGTTGCACTGTCTATCACTGCCTTCCCTGTGCTTGCCAGGATACTTGCAGAGCTCAAACTTCTTACAAGAGATGTGGGCCAGCTGGCCATGTCTGCAGCGGCTGTTAACGATGTGGTTGCTTGGATTCTCTTAGCCATTGCTGTTGCTCTGTCAGGGTCAGGCAAGAGTCCAGTCATATCAGTTTATGTTTTGCTCTGCGGTGTAGTATTTGTGGCTTTCATGATGTTGGCAGTGAGACCCATGATGGCGTTGATGGGCCGCCGGTCACCTGACAATGAGCCGGTAAGTGAGCTTTTTATCTGCATAACACTTGCAGGTGTCCTGGCATCGGGGTTTGTAACAGATGCAATCGGTATCCACTCAATCTTTGGAGCTTTTGTCTTCGGATTAACTATTCCCAAGGAGGGACCCTTTGCAGGCATGTTGATTGAAAAGATTGAAGATTTTGTGGGTGTTCTGCTTTTGCCACTGTATTTTGCTTCTAGTGGGTTGAAGACAAATATTTCAACCGTTAGCAGTGCTCAATCATGGGGACTCCTTGTTTTGGTGATACTGACTGCCTGTGCTGGAAAGATTTTGGGTACTCTTTTTGTTTCTTTAGCCCACAAGGTTTCCTTCCGTGAATCACTCACCTTAGGATTCCTGATGAACACCAAAGGGCTAGTAGAGTTAATTGTCCTCAACATTGGCAAGGACAGGAAG GTTTTGAATGATGAAGTGTTCGCTCTCATGGTGCTGATGGCTCTGTTCACAACATTCATCACTACCCCAATCGTAATGGCTATATACAAGCCGGCAAGGAAACAAGTCCCGTACAAGCATCGGAAACTACAAAGAGACAAGCAAAAGGACGAGCTCAGGATTCTGGCCTGTGTGCATGGTACCAAGAACATCCCTGCCATCATAAACTTAATGGAGGCCTCCAGAGGAACCAGGAAGTCAGCCCTACGCCTTTATATCATGCATCTTGTAGAGCTCTCTGAAAGGTCCTCATCCATCATGTTGGTTCACAAAGCAAGGAAAAATGGCCAACCTTTCTGGAACAGAAATAGGTCACATGAAGACCAGATAGTGATTGCCTTTGATGCATTTGAGCAACTGAGCAAGGTAGCAGTAAGACCCATGACTGAAATCTCCGCATTCCAAGACATGCATGTAGACATCTGCAATGTTGCAGAAGAAAAGAGAGCCGCAATGATTATTCTGCCCTTCCACAAATACCAACGAGTAGATGGAGTCCTGGAGTCTGTGAATGCTGGAATAAGGACAGTGAACCAGAAGGTGTTGAAGCACGCTCCTTGCTCTGTTGGCATTCTGGTAAACAGGGGTCTTGGGGGTCAATCCCAGCTGGCGCCTTCCAGTGTCTCCCATAACATTGCAGTGCTTTTCTTTGGAGGCCCGGATGATCGCGAGGCTTTAGTCTATGGCAGAAGAATGGCAGAACATCCTGGTATTAAACTATCAGTCATAAGGTTCCTGCCTAACAGTGAAATCAATCAGGTTGCACTCAATTTAACCCCACTTCCTGTACATGACCATGATAAGCATCGAGAAACCTACACATTCTCTACCGCAGAGATGAACAGGGAGCAGGAAAGCGTTTTAGATGAGGAAGCTCTGGCTGATATAATCAGTGACGTGAACGGCTCTGTTCCATCCACTCCAAAGAAGTCTCCAGGCAGGAATGTTTCCTCTGAGGATGTAAAGGGCTCTATTGTCTATACTGAGCAGCAGATCAGTAACACAGTAGAGTCTGTCCTTTCAATTGGGAAGAGCAATGAATATAATTTAATCTTGGTTGGCAGAGGGCGCTTTCCTTCTCCTCTTGTTGCAGATTTGGCTGATAGAACTGCGGAGTGTGCTGAATTGGGTCCAATTGGGGATCTGCTGGCTTCATCTAGCGTTCAAATCAGTGCCTCAGTGCTAGTGATTCAGCAGCATGATCACATTCACACTGATGAGGTACCATTTTCAAAGAGCACGAACTCTGCAACTCCACTCACCATAGCCACTGAATAA
- the LOC131070146 gene encoding cation/H(+) antiporter 19 isoform X4 has product MEFAMFRPSNAAGCVQIMKTSSNGLWQGDNPTHFALPLLILQIFVVLTVSRTLAFLLKPLRQPSVVTEIVGGIILGPSVIGRSESYMKTVFPKNSTPVLETVANIGLLFFLFLVGLELDFNAIKRTGRKSLAIAAAGITLPFVAGIGVAFLLRSTISKGVDYGAFLVFMGVALSITAFPVLARILAELKLLTRDVGQLAMSAAAVNDVVAWILLAIAVALSGSGKSPVISVYVLLCGVVFVAFMMLAVRPMMALMGRRSPDNEPVSELFICITLAGVLASGFVTDAIGIHSIFGAFVFGLTIPKEGPFAGMLIEKIEDFVGVLLLPLYFASSGLKTNISTVSSAQSWGLLVLVILTACAGKILGTLFVSLAHKVSFRESLTLGFLMNTKGLVELIVLNIGKDRKVLNDEVFALMVLMALFTTFITTPIVMAIYKPARKQVPYKHRKLQRDKQKDELRILACVHGTKNIPAIINLMEASRGTRKSALRLYIMHLVELSERSSSIMLVHKARKNGQPFWNRNRSHEDQIVIAFDAFEQLSKVAVRPMTEISAFQDMHVDICNVAEEKRAAMIILPFHKYQRVDGVLESVNAGIRTVNQKVLKHAPCSVGILVNRGLGGQSQLAPSSVSHNIAVLFFGGPDDREALVYGRRMAEHPGIKLSVIRFLPNSEINQVALNLTPLPVHDHDKHRETYTFSTAEMNREQESVLDEEALADIISDVNGSVPSTPKKSPGRNVSSEDVKGSIVYTEQQISNTVESVLSIGKSNEYNLILVGRGRFPSPLVADLADRTAECAELGPIGDLLASSSVQISASVLVIQQHDHIHTDEVPFSKSTNSATPLTIATE; this is encoded by the exons ATGGAGTTTGCGATGTTTCGACCTTCCAATGCGGCAGGATGTGTCCAGATAATGAAAACGTCTTCCAATGGATTATGGCAGGGTGATAATCCCACACATTTTGCATTGCCTCTTCTCATACTGCAAATATTTGTCGTCCTTACCGTGAGTCGAACCTTGGCGTTTCTGCTCAAGCCTCTGAGACAGCCTTCTGTCGTAACAGAAATAGTT GGAGGCATTATTCTTGGCCCATCTGTTATAGGACGCAGCGAGTCTTACATGAAAACTGTTTTTCCCAAGAATAGTACCCCAGTGCTTGAAACTGTTGCCAATATCGGCCTCTTATTCTTTCTCTTTCTGGTTGGGCTAGAGTTAGATTTTAATGCCATTAAGCGAACGGGAAGAAAATCGCTGGCAATTGCAGCTGCTGGAATCACTTTACCATTTGTAGCTGGGATTGGTGTTGCCTTTTTACTGAGGtcaaccatttcaaaaggtgtggATTATGGTGCCTTCCTTGTTTTCATGGGTGTTGCACTGTCTATCACTGCCTTCCCTGTGCTTGCCAGGATACTTGCAGAGCTCAAACTTCTTACAAGAGATGTGGGCCAGCTGGCCATGTCTGCAGCGGCTGTTAACGATGTGGTTGCTTGGATTCTCTTAGCCATTGCTGTTGCTCTGTCAGGGTCAGGCAAGAGTCCAGTCATATCAGTTTATGTTTTGCTCTGCGGTGTAGTATTTGTGGCTTTCATGATGTTGGCAGTGAGACCCATGATGGCGTTGATGGGCCGCCGGTCACCTGACAATGAGCCGGTAAGTGAGCTTTTTATCTGCATAACACTTGCAGGTGTCCTGGCATCGGGGTTTGTAACAGATGCAATCGGTATCCACTCAATCTTTGGAGCTTTTGTCTTCGGATTAACTATTCCCAAGGAGGGACCCTTTGCAGGCATGTTGATTGAAAAGATTGAAGATTTTGTGGGTGTTCTGCTTTTGCCACTGTATTTTGCTTCTAGTGGGTTGAAGACAAATATTTCAACCGTTAGCAGTGCTCAATCATGGGGACTCCTTGTTTTGGTGATACTGACTGCCTGTGCTGGAAAGATTTTGGGTACTCTTTTTGTTTCTTTAGCCCACAAGGTTTCCTTCCGTGAATCACTCACCTTAGGATTCCTGATGAACACCAAAGGGCTAGTAGAGTTAATTGTCCTCAACATTGGCAAGGACAGGAAG GTTTTGAATGATGAAGTGTTCGCTCTCATGGTGCTGATGGCTCTGTTCACAACATTCATCACTACCCCAATCGTAATGGCTATATACAAGCCGGCAAGGAAACAAGTCCCGTACAAGCATCGGAAACTACAAAGAGACAAGCAAAAGGACGAGCTCAGGATTCTGGCCTGTGTGCATGGTACCAAGAACATCCCTGCCATCATAAACTTAATGGAGGCCTCCAGAGGAACCAGGAAGTCAGCCCTACGCCTTTATATCATGCATCTTGTAGAGCTCTCTGAAAGGTCCTCATCCATCATGTTGGTTCACAAAGCAAGGAAAAATGGCCAACCTTTCTGGAACAGAAATAGGTCACATGAAGACCAGATAGTGATTGCCTTTGATGCATTTGAGCAACTGAGCAAGGTAGCAGTAAGACCCATGACTGAAATCTCCGCATTCCAAGACATGCATGTAGACATCTGCAATGTTGCAGAAGAAAAGAGAGCCGCAATGATTATTCTGCCCTTCCACAAATACCAACGAGTAGATGGAGTCCTGGAGTCTGTGAATGCTGGAATAAGGACAGTGAACCAGAAGGTGTTGAAGCACGCTCCTTGCTCTGTTGGCATTCTGGTAAACAGGGGTCTTGGGGGTCAATCCCAGCTGGCGCCTTCCAGTGTCTCCCATAACATTGCAGTGCTTTTCTTTGGAGGCCCGGATGATCGCGAGGCTTTAGTCTATGGCAGAAGAATGGCAGAACATCCTGGTATTAAACTATCAGTCATAAGGTTCCTGCCTAACAGTGAAATCAATCAGGTTGCACTCAATTTAACCCCACTTCCTGTACATGACCATGATAAGCATCGAGAAACCTACACATTCTCTACCGCAGAGATGAACAGGGAGCAGGAAAGCGTTTTAGATGAGGAAGCTCTGGCTGATATAATCAGTGACGTGAACGGCTCTGTTCCATCCACTCCAAAGAAGTCTCCAGGCAGGAATGTTTCCTCTGAGGATGTAAAGGGCTCTATTGTCTATACTGAGCAGCAGATCAGTAACACAGTAGAGTCTGTCCTTTCAATTGGGAAGAGCAATGAATATAATTTAATCTTGGTTGGCAGAGGGCGCTTTCCTTCTCCTCTTGTTGCAGATTTGGCTGATAGAACTGCGGAGTGTGCTGAATTGGGTCCAATTGGGGATCTGCTGGCTTCATCTAGCGTTCAAATCAGTGCCTCAGTGCTAGTGATTCAGCAGCATGATCACATTCACACTGATGAGGTACCATTTTCAAAGAGCACGAACTCTGCAACTCCACTCACCATAGCCACTGAATAA